A single region of the Gossypium arboreum isolate Shixiya-1 chromosome 12, ASM2569848v2, whole genome shotgun sequence genome encodes:
- the LOC108483768 gene encoding uncharacterized protein LOC108483768 isoform X2: protein MEMAVHCNSASLSCKTWRNRGPTLLPARLCSLPQTPFSFRSDTLKLSTCSWDKVASAVASEESAVGSSSSGTDVFNLTYLEGNSWLWDISGVRVLVDPILVGNLDFGIPWLYDAAKKFLKNFQLTDLPQVDCLLITQSLDDHCHLKTLKPLSEMSPNLRVIATPNAKPLLDPLFRNVTYLEPGQESEVEAENGSKVRIRATAGPVLGPPWQRPENG from the exons ATGGAAATGGCAGTTCATTGCAATTCCGCTTCCTTGTCTTGCAAAACCTGGAGAAACAGAGGCCCCACACTCTTACCCGCCCGTCTCTGCTCACTTCCTCAAACCCCATTTAGCTTCCGTTCAGATACATTAAAGCTCTCAACTTGCAG TTGGGATAAGGTGGCTTCTGCTGTTGCTTCTGAAGAAAGTGCAGTTGGGTCAAGCTCTTCTGGGACTGATGTATTCAACCTCACTTACCTGGAG GGGAATAGTTGGCTGTGGGATATAAGTGGGGTGAGAGTTTTGGTTGATCCAATATTGGTGGGTAACTTGGATTTTGGTATTCCATGGCTCTATGATGCTGCCAAGAAATTTTTGAAGAATTTCCag CTTACTGACCTTCCTCAAGTTGATTGCTTACTCATAACACAAAGCCTTGATGATCACTGCCATTTAAAAACCTTAAAACCGCTCTCCGAGATGTCCCCAAATCTCAGAGTCATTGCTACTCCAAATGCCAAGCCGTTGCTGGACCCTCTTTTCAGAAAT GTTACATATCTAGAACCTGGTCAGGAGTCCGAAGTTGAAGCAGAGAATGGTTCCAAAGTCAGAATTCGAGCTACTGCTGGGCCAGTTCTGGGTCCTCCATGGCAACGACCTGAGAATGGgtaa
- the LOC108483768 gene encoding uncharacterized protein LOC108483768 isoform X1 — protein MEMAVHCNSASLSCKTWRNRGPTLLPARLCSLPQTPFSFRSDTLKLSTCSWDKVASAVASEESAVGSSSSGTDVFNLTYLEGNSWLWDISGVRVLVDPILVGNLDFGIPWLYDAAKKFLKNFQLTDLPQVDCLLITQSLDDHCHLKTLKPLSEMSPNLRVIATPNAKPLLDPLFRNVTYLEPGQESEVEAENGSKVRIRATAGPVLGPPWQRPENGYLVISPRGQLTLYYEPHCV, from the exons ATGGAAATGGCAGTTCATTGCAATTCCGCTTCCTTGTCTTGCAAAACCTGGAGAAACAGAGGCCCCACACTCTTACCCGCCCGTCTCTGCTCACTTCCTCAAACCCCATTTAGCTTCCGTTCAGATACATTAAAGCTCTCAACTTGCAG TTGGGATAAGGTGGCTTCTGCTGTTGCTTCTGAAGAAAGTGCAGTTGGGTCAAGCTCTTCTGGGACTGATGTATTCAACCTCACTTACCTGGAG GGGAATAGTTGGCTGTGGGATATAAGTGGGGTGAGAGTTTTGGTTGATCCAATATTGGTGGGTAACTTGGATTTTGGTATTCCATGGCTCTATGATGCTGCCAAGAAATTTTTGAAGAATTTCCag CTTACTGACCTTCCTCAAGTTGATTGCTTACTCATAACACAAAGCCTTGATGATCACTGCCATTTAAAAACCTTAAAACCGCTCTCCGAGATGTCCCCAAATCTCAGAGTCATTGCTACTCCAAATGCCAAGCCGTTGCTGGACCCTCTTTTCAGAAAT GTTACATATCTAGAACCTGGTCAGGAGTCCGAAGTTGAAGCAGAGAATGGTTCCAAAGTCAGAATTCGAGCTACTGCTGGGCCAGTTCTGGGTCCTCCATGGCAACGACCTGAGAATGG GTATCTAGTCATTTCTCCACGGGGTCAATTGACTCTCTATTATGAACCTCATTGCGTATAA